A region from the Palaemon carinicauda isolate YSFRI2023 chromosome 16, ASM3689809v2, whole genome shotgun sequence genome encodes:
- the LOC137655459 gene encoding uncharacterized protein, which produces MSSYHIHLPYPQHMLPSYTPTISPHHILPPYTKTLSSHYLPLPYPSTIYPPYPKPCPPSISPPPISSQLILTRYPTNHVIPPYLPPYPSNICLQDIPLQYLSTIYPTISPYHILHHITHHIAPFYTLTKSSHHIAPPYHPTIYRQNILPLSFHHTHHRILSHYTLTISTTISSHHISTPYPLSYPHTIYSNHIPTPYNPAIYHTISSHHIHPTYSHPYPLTIYPHHIPPPYPPTLISHQNCLPYHPIICLHHIPHYIFSPHTPNISPHHILPPYTPPYLTIISSHHIPHHITPPYPSTISSHLITPPYHPTI; this is translated from the coding sequence ATGTCCTCATACCATATACATCTACCATACCCCCAACATATGCTCCCATCATATACCCCCACAATTTCCCCCCACCATATCCTCCCACCATATACCAAAACTCTATCCTCCCACTATCTCCCCCTACCATATCCTAGCACAATATACCCCCCATATCCCAAACCTTGTCCTCCCAGCATATCCCCGCCCCCTATATCCTCACAACTTATACTGACACGATATCCCACCAACCATGTCATCCCACCATATCTCCCACCATATCCTTCTAACATATGCCTCCAGGATATCCCCCTACAATATCTTTCTACCATATACCCAACCATATCCCCCTATCATATCCTCCACCATATAACCCACCATATTGCTCCATTTTATACCCTAACCAAATCCTCTCACCATATAGCCCCACCATATCATCCCACTATATACCGCCAAAATATCCTCCCTTTATCTTTCCACCATACCCACCACCGTATCCTCTCACATTATACCCTCACTATATCCACCACCATATCCTCCCACCATATTTCCACACCATATCCCCTATCATATCCTCATACCATATACTCAAACCATATACCCACACCATATAACCCCGCCATATACCACACCATATCGTCACACCATATACACCCAACCTATTCCCACCCATATCCTCTTACCATATACCCACACCATATACCTCCACCATATCCTCCAACCCTAATCTCCCACCAAAACTGCTTACCATATCATCCCATCATATGCCTCCACCATATCCCCCACTATATCTTCTCACCACATACCCCCAACATATCTCCCCACCATATCCTCCCACCATATACACCACCATATCTCACCATCATATCCTCCCACCATATACCCCACCATATAACCCCACCATATCCCTCCACCATTTCCTCCCACCTTATAACTCCACCATATCATCCCACCATATAA
- the LOC137655458 gene encoding uncharacterized protein, giving the protein MEAITLVIKGVLSPHNILPLSIHHNHHHILSPYTPTISLSYPPTIFPHHIPYLILPPNTNTIYPHHISPPYPHHFLTTYTPNLSPPISSHHIPTPYTPNTSFNPILPPNPLPYPPIIYPHHIPHYIVPPHTDTISPHHNIPPYTPAYLPTISFHHIPPLYLPTFPPTS; this is encoded by the coding sequence atggaagctatcacgttagtgattaaaggtgtactgtcaccccacaATATCCTCCCTTTATCTATCCACCATAACCACCATCATATCCTCTCACCATATACCCCCACTATATCCCTATCATATCCTCCCACAATATTCCCTCACCATATTCCCTACCTTATCCTCCCACCAAATACCAACACCATATACCCACATCATATATCCCCACCATATCCCCACCATTTCCTCACAACATATACACCCAACCTATCCCCACCCATATCCTCTCACCATATACCCACACCATATACCCCCAACACATCCTTCAACCCTATCCTCCCACCAAACCCTTTACCATATCCTCCCATCATATACCCCCACCATATCCCCCACTATATCGTTCCACCACATACCGACACCATATCTCCCCACCATAACATCCCACCATATACCCCAGCATATCTTCCCACCATATCCTTTCACCATATACCCCCACTGTATCTCCCAACATTTCCTCCCACCTCATAG